The following are encoded together in the Methanosarcina flavescens genome:
- a CDS encoding glycosyltransferase family 2 protein has protein sequence MNNELSPDKSSQCMVQCEEKTCKEVTVPQNITVVLPAYNEEVAIGSIVLLTCKYADNVIVVDDGSSDRTADVARKAGAEVIVHEVNKGKGRALKTGFTAAVALGADIIVTMDSDGQHNPADIPKLVEPILKGEADMVNGSRYLNGLGKNTPAYRRVGQTILDEVTNLNSGLHITDSQSGFRAFAASTKGVFRFTAKGMAIESEMLADAGRHGLRITEVEISVRYDVDGSTENPIKHGFGVLMMVLKDIEFNRPLYYLTLPGSILGIIGLIMGVIFLREFILGKNLYFGPTMLMVLCIVIGSFMALMGIMLHSVSTILRDALKG, from the coding sequence ATGAATAATGAGCTTTCCCCCGATAAAAGCTCTCAGTGCATGGTTCAATGCGAAGAAAAAACATGCAAGGAGGTTACAGTCCCTCAAAACATAACTGTGGTTCTCCCTGCATATAATGAGGAAGTTGCCATTGGAAGCATTGTCCTGCTAACATGCAAGTACGCAGACAACGTGATCGTGGTCGATGACGGCAGTTCAGACCGCACAGCCGACGTTGCCAGGAAAGCGGGCGCTGAGGTCATTGTTCACGAAGTGAATAAGGGAAAAGGAAGGGCTCTTAAAACAGGCTTTACAGCAGCAGTCGCTCTGGGCGCAGACATTATTGTGACCATGGACTCCGACGGCCAGCACAACCCGGCTGATATCCCGAAACTGGTTGAACCCATCCTGAAAGGTGAAGCCGACATGGTCAACGGCAGCCGGTACCTCAATGGTCTGGGCAAGAATACCCCAGCCTACCGCCGCGTGGGTCAGACCATTCTCGACGAAGTAACGAACCTCAACTCCGGCCTCCATATAACCGATTCCCAGAGCGGTTTTCGTGCGTTTGCCGCTTCTACAAAAGGCGTTTTTCGCTTCACTGCCAAAGGCATGGCAATTGAAAGCGAAATGTTAGCCGACGCCGGCCGCCACGGCCTCCGCATAACCGAAGTTGAAATCAGTGTCCGTTACGATGTTGACGGATCGACAGAAAACCCAATAAAACACGGTTTTGGGGTTCTTATGATGGTTCTGAAAGATATCGAATTCAACAGGCCTCTCTACTACCTGACATTACCTGGATCAATTCTTGGAATTATCGGGCTTATTATGGGTGTCATTTTCCTTCGCGAGTTCATCCTGGGAAAAAACCTGTATTTCGGGCCTACCATGCTCATGGTTCTGTGTATTGTTATAGGGAGTTTTATGGCTTTGATGGGTATTATGCTGCATTCGGTATCTACGATTCTGAGGGATGCGCTGAAAGGTTAA
- a CDS encoding glycosyltransferase family 2 protein, producing the protein MNNELNTGKSSQCMIQCEEKAYKEVTVPQNITVVLPAYNEEVSIGSIVLLTSQYADNVIVVDDGSSDRTAEVAGKAGAEVVRHETNRGKGAALKTGFTAAADLGADVIVTMDSDGQHNPAEIPRLVAPILKGEADMVNGSRYLNGLDKNTPAYRRVGQTILDGVTNLNSGLRITDSQSGFRAFSASTKDVFRFTAKGMAIESEMLADAGRHGLRITEVEIGVRYDVDGSTENPIKHGLGVLMMVLKDIEFNRPLYYLTLPGSILGIIGLIMGAIFLHDFTLGKGLYFGLPCSWFCVLLWGCLWL; encoded by the coding sequence ATGAATAATGAGCTTAACACCGGTAAAAGTTCTCAGTGCATGATTCAATGCGAGGAAAAAGCATACAAGGAGGTTACAGTCCCTCAGAACATAACTGTGGTTCTTCCTGCTTATAATGAGGAGGTCTCTATCGGAAGCATAGTCCTGCTAACTAGCCAGTATGCAGACAACGTGATCGTGGTCGATGACGGCAGTTCGGACCGCACAGCCGAGGTCGCCGGGAAAGCAGGCGCCGAAGTTGTTCGCCATGAAACGAACCGCGGAAAAGGCGCAGCTCTCAAAACCGGCTTTACAGCCGCAGCCGACCTGGGTGCAGACGTCATTGTGACCATGGACTCCGACGGTCAGCACAACCCCGCCGAGATCCCGCGGCTGGTTGCCCCAATCCTCAAAGGCGAAGCCGACATGGTCAACGGCAGCCGATACCTCAACGGCCTTGACAAGAATACCCCAGCCTACCGCCGCGTCGGGCAGACAATCCTCGACGGAGTAACAAATCTCAACTCCGGCCTCCGGATCACAGATTCCCAGAGCGGCTTCCGAGCCTTCTCAGCCTCAACAAAAGACGTCTTCCGCTTCACTGCCAAAGGCATGGCAATTGAAAGCGAAATGCTAGCCGACGCCGGTCGCCACGGCCTTCGCATAACCGAAGTCGAAATCGGCGTCCGTTACGATGTTGACGGATCAACAGAAAACCCAATAAAACACGGTCTTGGGGTTCTTATGATGGTTCTGAAAGATATCGAATTCAATAGGCCTCTTTACTACCTGACATTACCTGGATCAATTCTTGGAATTATCGGGCTTATTATGGGTGCCATTTTCCTTCACGATTTCACACTGGGAAAAGGCCTGTACTTTGGCCTACCATGCTCATGGTTCTGTGTATTGTTGTGGGGATGTTTATGGCTTTGA
- a CDS encoding glycosyltransferase family 2 protein has translation MPRKKSVSIVILSYNNREDLEECIPSLMSQTYQDFEIIVVDNASMDGSEEFIRTNYPMIKVVQTGKNLGYPAGNNAGFEVAEGEYIVVVNPDTVADPEWLAELIKPLERDHTIAATTSKILIYYQKDRINTCANTSHLTGLTFCRGLNKSVDEFNNFQAVGAVSGCSFAIRRDVLKYINGFDPDFFLYMEDADLSWRIRFAGGKILYVPESIIYHKFNLSIAPWKEFYLERNRYLILLKNLDTKTLLLLTPALAITEIVTMSHAVLNGPKYVKSKLMAYLWIIKHIRAISIKRDETLSKKRVTDKEFFGLLDWSIPFEQVIENPIMKRTTDIIFNSFYALNMKVIRRIV, from the coding sequence ATGCCTCGAAAGAAATCTGTAAGCATAGTCATTCTTTCATACAACAACAGGGAAGACTTGGAAGAATGCATCCCTTCTTTAATGTCTCAAACATATCAAGATTTTGAGATTATTGTAGTGGACAATGCATCTATGGACGGCAGTGAAGAATTCATAAGAACCAACTATCCCATGATAAAAGTAGTTCAGACAGGAAAAAACCTTGGATACCCTGCAGGTAATAACGCAGGCTTTGAGGTTGCAGAAGGTGAATATATTGTAGTTGTGAATCCAGATACTGTTGCAGATCCAGAATGGCTTGCTGAACTAATTAAGCCCTTAGAACGCGACCATACAATTGCAGCTACTACTTCAAAAATCCTGATCTATTACCAGAAAGACAGAATAAACACATGTGCAAACACAAGCCACCTTACTGGACTTACCTTTTGTAGAGGACTCAATAAGTCTGTGGATGAATTCAACAACTTCCAGGCAGTAGGTGCAGTCTCAGGTTGTTCCTTTGCAATAAGACGTGATGTTTTAAAGTATATCAACGGATTTGACCCTGACTTTTTCCTTTATATGGAAGATGCGGACCTTTCATGGAGAATACGTTTTGCGGGCGGTAAAATTCTGTATGTTCCTGAGTCCATAATATATCATAAATTCAATCTGTCAATAGCTCCCTGGAAAGAGTTCTACCTTGAAAGAAACCGTTATTTAATTTTATTGAAAAATCTCGATACGAAAACATTGCTATTGCTAACTCCTGCACTTGCAATAACTGAAATTGTAACAATGAGCCATGCTGTTTTAAATGGCCCCAAATACGTAAAAAGCAAATTGATGGCTTATTTATGGATAATAAAGCATATTAGAGCTATTTCAATAAAAAGAGACGAAACCCTTTCTAAAAAAAGAGTCACAGATAAGGAGTTTTTTGGACTGCTAGACTGGAGTATTCCTTTTGAACAGGTTATTGAAAACCCTATAATGAAAAGAACGACTGATATTATTTTCAATTCTTTTTATGCATTGAATATGAAAGTAATAAGAAGAATAGTCTAA
- the pssD gene encoding PssD/Cps14F family polysaccharide biosynthesis glycosyltransferase: MKICLTCSHGGHLTEILQLMDAFQGQDIFFITYEGARTSELPKKYTLKNLGKNPVRFLLSIPKVFNILLREKPDIVISTGSEIAIPVFYTAKLLRIKTMFIESLCRVEEPSLSGKIVYPVSDVFLVQWKQLLSKFGKKAQYWGNVL; this comes from the coding sequence ATGAAAATATGTCTTACATGTTCCCATGGCGGTCATCTTACAGAAATTCTCCAACTAATGGATGCGTTCCAGGGTCAAGATATTTTTTTCATAACATATGAAGGAGCCAGAACAAGTGAGCTCCCAAAAAAATATACTCTAAAAAATCTGGGAAAAAATCCTGTAAGATTCTTGCTCAGTATTCCTAAAGTATTCAATATTCTGCTGCGCGAAAAACCAGATATTGTTATTTCAACTGGTTCTGAAATTGCAATCCCTGTCTTTTATACTGCAAAATTGCTTCGGATAAAAACCATGTTTATTGAAAGCCTTTGCAGAGTTGAGGAACCTTCGCTAAGCGGAAAAATAGTCTATCCCGTTTCAGATGTCTTTTTAGTCCAGTGGAAACAGTTACTTTCCAAATTCGGGAAAAAAGCACAGTACTGGGGGAATGTCCTTTGA
- the pssE gene encoding PssE/Cps14G family polysaccharide biosynthesis glycosyltransferase: MTVGSHYQGFDRLIKKVDEIAGKIDEDVVMQIGNTKYKPVNAEYFEFAEYSKVQKLNSSARIVISHAGVGSILTALEQKTHLIIVPRLKKYGEVVDDHQLQIAKEMSDNSNVTVIYDLEELEGSLKTDFSFTKDCNRNKLVQSLKRYIYSIS, from the coding sequence GTGACTGTTGGGAGCCATTATCAGGGTTTTGACAGATTAATTAAAAAAGTAGATGAGATTGCAGGAAAAATTGATGAAGATGTAGTAATGCAAATCGGAAATACAAAGTATAAGCCTGTAAATGCAGAGTATTTTGAATTCGCGGAATACTCTAAGGTTCAAAAACTTAATTCAAGTGCTAGAATCGTAATCAGCCATGCAGGTGTTGGATCAATTTTAACCGCATTGGAACAAAAAACTCATCTTATAATTGTTCCCCGCTTAAAAAAATATGGGGAAGTTGTAGATGACCACCAGTTACAAATTGCAAAAGAAATGTCAGATAATTCTAATGTTACGGTTATCTATGATCTAGAAGAACTTGAAGGATCCTTAAAAACAGATTTTTCTTTCACAAAAGACTGTAACAGGAACAAACTTGTTCAATCTCTAAAAAGATACATCTATTCAATTTCTTAA
- a CDS encoding glycosyltransferase family 4 protein — protein MRICVITSAKFPPEEGIGNYIYNMSKEFIRKGHQVTVITRGSSKAQEENFEGIRLYRAPFFPLYPLHVQVHGVFVNKLFASIKSDFDVVHYHTPLPPPIKTNLPTVTTVHTPMKTDTGMVELVNPFSLAVKLQGKVSCLIESRLFNISDIITSVASSVSQELGEYGLNPGDVEVIGNGVDENLFCPIQNKTNEKYILYTGRLSYRKGLVDFIECGISVCSRYPDVNFKLTGKGPLFEKLKGIVHESGYQDRFEFLGHVEKSKLIELYQNATIFVLPSHYEGLPTTLLEAMSCGLPVVATAVSGNLDVIESGKNGILVPIKSPDRMAEAVSFLLDNEKLRTELGIAARKTIEQKFTWSAISDKILRCYYSICKEPVAI, from the coding sequence ATGAGAATCTGTGTAATTACATCTGCGAAATTCCCACCTGAAGAAGGAATCGGTAATTATATTTATAATATGTCAAAGGAATTTATTCGAAAAGGGCATCAAGTTACTGTCATTACACGAGGGTCTTCCAAAGCTCAAGAAGAAAACTTTGAAGGTATCCGATTATATAGAGCTCCGTTTTTTCCTTTATATCCCCTTCACGTACAAGTTCACGGAGTATTTGTAAATAAATTGTTCGCTTCAATTAAGTCTGATTTTGATGTAGTACATTACCATACTCCTCTACCTCCACCTATTAAAACAAATCTTCCAACAGTTACTACTGTACACACTCCTATGAAAACTGATACTGGAATGGTAGAGCTGGTAAATCCATTTTCTCTAGCAGTAAAGCTGCAAGGAAAGGTAAGCTGTCTGATTGAATCAAGATTGTTTAATATTTCTGATATAATTACATCAGTTGCAAGCTCTGTATCTCAAGAACTAGGCGAATATGGGTTAAATCCAGGTGATGTAGAAGTCATAGGCAACGGTGTAGATGAGAATTTGTTCTGTCCTATCCAGAATAAGACAAATGAGAAATATATTCTATATACAGGCCGGTTAAGTTACAGAAAAGGACTAGTTGATTTTATTGAATGTGGTATTAGTGTTTGTTCACGATATCCAGATGTCAATTTCAAACTTACAGGAAAAGGACCTTTATTTGAGAAATTAAAAGGAATTGTTCACGAGTCCGGCTATCAGGATAGGTTTGAATTTTTGGGTCATGTCGAGAAAAGTAAGTTAATCGAATTATATCAAAATGCAACAATATTCGTGTTGCCATCTCATTATGAAGGTCTCCCCACTACACTGCTTGAAGCAATGTCCTGTGGTCTACCTGTTGTTGCAACTGCAGTAAGCGGGAATCTAGATGTTATAGAATCAGGAAAAAATGGAATTCTTGTTCCTATAAAATCACCTGACAGAATGGCTGAAGCGGTATCTTTTCTTTTGGATAACGAAAAGTTGAGAACAGAACTTGGAATTGCAGCAAGAAAAACAATTGAACAAAAATTTACATGGAGTGCAATCTCTGATAAAATTCTTCGCTGCTATTACTCTATTTGTAAGGAGCCGGTTGCAATATGA
- a CDS encoding glycosyltransferase family 4 protein, with amino-acid sequence MKVCIVCYGLTENNIRLQPWRYFSEIAIGLSKKNFDVTIITDGSSEGQNLTGIPIRHVKKLRKLPFQSNTELVSLIKSEQPDIILWSVTALDYLYLNIFKQIGIPVIGLFTGPIYKPSDITRIGTHEILKNIKFLSAHILYASLPSFFIRGLVNSLHCNKIFVMSRKNKEIIIEKGGDIRKVAHVPAGIEESDFMKSNEFNSIISKYKLDKNSFNILYFGSPLSIRGTDSLIKAVSKVRTQHPLIKLIILSRRRDGELSHEEMEIQDLILKLGLEKNVQIISGFLDKDEVKEFITFSSLIALPFKIVPSDVPTSILESMAMGKTVISTALDGIPELLEDGRGFIVQPNNDEDLAEKISFLIQNRDLTKRTGKKAALYMQTYPRWHDVSEHVVSEIKQVLGRRSISKVGL; translated from the coding sequence ATGAAAGTCTGTATCGTATGTTATGGATTAACCGAAAATAATATCCGGCTTCAGCCCTGGAGATACTTCTCTGAAATTGCAATTGGCCTTTCCAAGAAAAACTTTGATGTTACGATTATTACCGATGGTTCTTCAGAGGGACAAAATCTTACTGGCATTCCAATAAGGCATGTAAAAAAGCTGAGGAAATTGCCATTCCAATCTAATACGGAATTGGTCTCTCTAATTAAATCCGAACAACCAGACATAATTTTATGGTCAGTCACGGCTCTTGATTATCTCTATTTGAATATATTTAAACAAATAGGCATCCCTGTAATTGGATTGTTTACTGGACCCATTTACAAACCCTCAGATATAACAAGAATCGGGACTCACGAAATACTTAAAAATATAAAATTCTTATCAGCACACATTCTTTACGCTTCCTTGCCATCTTTTTTTATTCGTGGGCTTGTGAATTCTTTACATTGCAATAAAATATTTGTCATGAGCCGTAAAAATAAAGAGATAATTATAGAGAAGGGCGGGGATATACGCAAGGTTGCTCATGTTCCAGCAGGCATAGAAGAGTCTGATTTTATGAAATCTAATGAATTTAATTCAATTATCAGCAAATATAAGCTTGACAAAAATTCATTTAATATTCTCTACTTTGGGTCTCCTCTGAGCATCAGAGGTACAGATTCCCTTATTAAAGCAGTTTCAAAAGTAAGAACTCAACATCCTTTGATTAAACTTATAATTCTTTCGAGGCGCAGAGACGGTGAATTGAGTCATGAAGAAATGGAGATTCAGGACTTAATTCTAAAACTCGGCTTAGAAAAAAATGTACAGATAATCTCCGGCTTCCTGGATAAAGATGAAGTGAAAGAATTCATTACTTTTTCCAGCTTGATCGCTTTACCCTTTAAAATTGTCCCATCTGACGTGCCAACAAGTATTCTTGAATCTATGGCTATGGGAAAAACTGTCATTTCTACAGCTCTTGACGGTATACCCGAGTTACTTGAAGACGGTAGAGGGTTTATTGTCCAACCAAATAATGACGAAGATCTAGCTGAGAAAATTAGTTTTTTAATTCAAAACCGAGATTTGACAAAGAGAACTGGTAAAAAAGCTGCCTTGTATATGCAAACATACCCGAGATGGCATGACGTGTCAGAACATGTAGTATCTGAGATTAAACAAGTTTTAGGCAGAAGATCAATAAGCAAGGTGGGTTTATGA
- a CDS encoding glycosyltransferase family 2 protein, producing MEKNPKVSIIVLNWNGKEDTIDCLKSLKNITYPNYEVIVIDNASTDGSVEEFQELVDIKLIVNKENLGYSKGNNVGIQYAINNKADYVLILNNDTVVDPHFLSELVKIANSNEKIGILGPKTYYAEPDNMIYYAGAKINWYTGQPKHIGQKKIDDEQFNQIKNVDFVAGSCMLIKREVIEKIGMLPTDYFLLWEDIDYSVKANRNGFELVYVPSSKIWHKESVSIKKIKTYRIYYSARNRLIFHKKYATKLEYFSSTIYFILYQLPLSCLFMFIRNKNLNVISYSLKGLFQGIFYKY from the coding sequence CTGGAGAAAAATCCAAAAGTTAGTATTATAGTATTGAATTGGAATGGAAAGGAGGATACAATAGACTGTCTTAAGTCTCTAAAGAATATAACATATCCTAATTATGAAGTAATAGTGATTGATAATGCATCTACAGATGGATCAGTAGAAGAGTTCCAAGAACTAGTTGATATTAAATTGATTGTAAATAAGGAAAATTTGGGATATTCAAAGGGCAATAATGTAGGTATACAATATGCAATTAATAATAAAGCAGATTATGTTTTGATATTAAATAATGACACAGTAGTTGACCCGCATTTTTTAAGTGAATTGGTTAAAATTGCAAATTCAAATGAAAAGATCGGAATTCTCGGCCCTAAAACTTACTATGCAGAACCAGACAATATGATATATTACGCTGGCGCAAAAATTAATTGGTACACAGGGCAACCAAAACATATAGGTCAGAAAAAGATAGATGATGAACAATTTAATCAAATTAAAAATGTTGATTTTGTTGCTGGATCGTGCATGTTAATTAAACGAGAGGTTATTGAAAAAATTGGTATGCTTCCTACGGATTATTTTTTACTATGGGAAGATATAGATTATTCGGTTAAAGCGAATAGAAATGGTTTTGAATTAGTCTATGTACCAAGCTCTAAAATCTGGCATAAAGAATCTGTCTCGATCAAAAAAATAAAAACTTATAGAATTTATTATTCCGCCAGAAATAGATTGATATTTCACAAAAAATATGCTACAAAACTAGAATACTTCTCTTCAACTATATATTTTATTTTATATCAATTACCACTTAGTTGTTTGTTTATGTTTATAAGGAATAAAAACTTAAATGTTATCTCATATAGTTTAAAAGGTTTATTCCAAGGAATTTTTTATAAGTACTAG
- a CDS encoding MATE family efflux transporter: MKQQIGESNGFNLQAFSSDVLIYSFGQALLLIFGFIQSLIIPKYLSTTDYGYWQLFLLYTTYVGILHLGFLDGILVRWAGKDFEAFREEIPTTFRFILLEQGVTVGILIMIVGLVDISYKEIALAVLVNAIIVNLLTFFLFTAQAAKRFKLVTAVNIGRGLLFIIFVLLILFSGYFSYFSVILATMATGITIVFLFIFNSRDCLFYHTTDRKSLLQYGKENIGIGIFVLLGNFTALIFATIDRLTIGSFFPITQFAVYTFAMTMCGLATIFLQAVSQVFFPYLSGSSAKTRTKAYDLLKSALVIFWAGVLAAYFPFSVGIKYYLPQYSDSLPLMAILLCTIGFSGQINILHANFFKVYRKQRTYFVLAAASLIGAVALNLLSVYLFGTLTAVAATAVVSFSLWYLLNEVALLHLVAGSARKIVRWVLVTGAYIGAFLGANTVAETWVIGFGIYGMLFIGITTICLQQETEQFWSIIHEVIMLNPIFCTCMQK; this comes from the coding sequence GTGAAACAACAAATTGGAGAAAGCAACGGTTTTAACCTTCAAGCGTTCAGTAGTGACGTTCTTATATATTCTTTCGGACAAGCCCTCCTCCTGATCTTCGGATTTATCCAGAGTCTCATTATTCCAAAGTATCTCTCTACAACTGATTATGGTTACTGGCAACTTTTCCTACTCTACACGACTTACGTAGGTATCCTGCACTTAGGGTTCCTCGACGGTATTCTTGTCAGGTGGGCAGGAAAAGACTTTGAAGCCTTCAGAGAAGAAATCCCCACAACTTTCAGGTTTATCCTTTTGGAACAGGGAGTTACTGTCGGTATCCTTATAATGATTGTTGGACTTGTCGATATATCCTACAAGGAGATAGCTCTAGCCGTGCTGGTCAATGCTATCATCGTCAATCTACTAACATTCTTTCTTTTCACAGCGCAAGCAGCAAAACGCTTTAAACTTGTGACAGCAGTCAATATCGGAAGAGGGTTACTGTTTATTATATTTGTCTTACTTATACTCTTTAGCGGGTACTTCAGTTACTTCTCAGTAATCCTTGCAACCATGGCTACGGGGATTACTATAGTATTTCTGTTTATATTTAATAGTCGTGACTGCTTGTTCTACCATACTACTGATAGGAAGTCCCTGCTCCAGTACGGGAAAGAAAATATCGGGATCGGAATTTTCGTCTTACTGGGAAATTTCACTGCACTAATCTTCGCAACAATCGATCGGTTGACCATCGGGTCGTTTTTCCCTATCACCCAATTTGCTGTCTACACTTTTGCTATGACAATGTGCGGCCTCGCTACGATCTTTCTTCAGGCAGTATCGCAGGTCTTTTTCCCTTACCTCTCCGGGTCGAGCGCTAAAACCAGAACAAAGGCATACGACCTACTCAAATCCGCACTTGTGATCTTCTGGGCAGGAGTACTCGCTGCATATTTCCCTTTTTCTGTCGGGATAAAGTACTATCTTCCTCAATATTCCGATAGCCTTCCCCTGATGGCGATCCTTCTATGCACGATCGGGTTTAGCGGACAGATAAATATCCTCCATGCCAACTTCTTCAAGGTTTACAGGAAACAGAGAACATACTTTGTCCTTGCAGCGGCATCCCTCATCGGAGCAGTGGCCCTCAATCTGCTTTCAGTATATCTATTTGGCACACTCACAGCCGTGGCCGCTACGGCAGTTGTCAGTTTCAGCCTCTGGTACCTCCTTAATGAAGTGGCGCTCCTGCACCTTGTTGCAGGTTCTGCCAGGAAGATTGTGAGATGGGTACTCGTGACTGGAGCATATATTGGAGCATTCCTCGGAGCCAATACAGTAGCTGAGACATGGGTTATTGGATTTGGCATCTATGGTATGCTATTTATCGGGATTACTACAATCTGCCTCCAACAAGAGACGGAGCAGTTCTGGAGCATAATTCATGAGGTCATAATGTTGAATCCTATTTTCTGCACATGTATGCAAAAATAA